The Pseudomonas viciae genomic interval TTTTGTGCTTCCATCAACAATTGGATCTGCTGCCGTTCGCTGCGCTGCTCGCAATCCAGGCACAGCACGCGATGCAGGCTGCCATGGAGTTCGATCACCTCCTGGCTGCCGGCCTGGTCGTGCAGGGTGTCAACGTTCTGGGTGATCAGGCCGCTGATGCGTTGTTCGGCCTGCAGCGTCGCCAAGGCCTCGTGGGCTGCATTCGGTCGCGCCTGGCGCACCCGTGGCCAGCCCAGCATCGCTCGCGCCCAATAGCGTCGCCGCGCCTCGGGTTTGGCGAGAAACTCCTGGTACATCATGGGCTGTCGACCCCGGCGTACACCGTCGCTGTCGCGGTAATCGGGAATGCCCGATGGGGTGCTGATGCCGGCGCCGGTGAGGACCAGGAAATGGCGCCCGGCCATGTGTTCCAGCAACTGATCGAGCGGTTCACGGTGAAGATCGTCGGGCATGTGGGAGTCTCCGCTGGCCTGGAACTGTTGAGATTAGCACTGCGGTTGAGCAGGGAAACGGCGATACGCCTTTCGTCGCTCTATGCGGTGGTTCTTCAAACTTCCCCGGGCCCGCGATATCCACTTCTATGTGCGGCGATCGCGGCCGCTCCTGAACCTGCCGAGAGAAGGAGGCGTATGAAACAGACCACCGGTAAAGTACGGGTCATCAATCGACAGCGTGCAATGGTGGGTGTGTACGTCGAGCAAGAGGACGACCACACCGTGCTCAAACTAAGTTCGGTCAATGACATCGACATTGGCGACGTCATGGCGTGGGACAGCGGCACGGCCTTGGGCACCCAGTCCTATCGTAACTTGACCAAGGGCTGGACCGCCGAGGTGTATGTGGCTAAGCACGGTGTTGCGACGGCGAATCTTGAGGTCCAGTTGAGGTGAGATCCCGACAGGGTTCATATGGCTGAAATATACCGGATCTAAATCATCTAAGGGTTGTGGTTTGATCAATAGCCTATTGCAATAGGCCAGGGCGTCGACCCCATAAATAAGGTGAGCATGAAAGCATCGACCGTTCGTCGTCGCATGCGCGCATTCTCTAAAACCTTAGCGGCCTCGAGTTTTCCGAATACTACGAACCAGCAGGTTCGTTAACATCAATTAACGAGGTGAATGAAATGGCTAACACAGGAAATAACAATCCTGGCAATTTCGCTAACGATCGTGAGAAGGCCTCGCAAGCTGGGAAGAAAGGCGGCCAAGCCTCGGGTGGCAACTTCGCCAACGACCCGGAGCGCGCATCCGAGGCCGGACGCAAGGGTGGGCAAGCCTCGGGCGGCAATTTCGCCAACGACCCAGGACGTGCCGCAGAGGCCGGCCGCAAAGGCGGGCAGGCCTCGGGGGGCAATTTTGCCAAAGATCCGGAACGCGCCTCTGAAGCGGGGCGTAAAGGCGGCCAAGCCTCCGGTGGCAACGTAGCCAACGACCGTGAGCAAGCCAGCGATGCCGGTCGAAAAGGCAGTGGAAACAGTCAGGGGGGAGGGCGTAAATCGTAATGTCCGGTGACTTTGCAGACCCTGTGCTAATTCCATAGGCCTAGGCTGGTTGGATATAACTGCCTGGCGAGAAGTTATGGATTGGCCAGATCGATGGGCTTGTAAGTTACTTAATGGTCGGGTGATTTGAACGGTTTATATAAATGACCGCTCGTCATCGTGTTGGATAAAAAATAAACTGTATTCCTTCCGCTCCTTTGGATTTTTGTGGACGCTACTATCGGTAGCGTCCACATGCGTTGTGCCAGTTGGAGAGCTTTAATCATTTTTCACATGAAAAAAAGACTGCACTGCACCCCGCCGCCACGGGTGCCGGCTTGGGTTCTGGGATGCAAGGTGACAAACTGTAAAAACGGCCAGGGGGTCGACTTCCTCGCCTGAACATTCAGTTTGATCATTCAAGTCGTGACGCCAACGACCAGGCATGGCCTGGCTAAAACCAGTAAGGACATTCAATGGACCAGCCCACCTCCCGGATCCGATCGCCCTGGCGTACCTGGCTGGATCCTGTGCAAAACAATCTAGTGCTGGGGATGACCTTCTGGCTGGGGTTGGCCGTCATTACCGCGTTGTTGCTCTACAGCGGCTACAACGCGCTGGTGGGGGCTGACCGGCAAAACCTGGGGTATGCGGTGCTGGGCGGCACGTCCGGCTTCGCCGCCACCGCGGTGGGCGCCATGATGGCGGTGGTGTTGCGGGACATCTCGTCCCGTACCCAGGACATCATGCTGGGTTTCGCCGCGGGCATGATGCTCGCCGCCAGTTCATTCTCACTGATCTTGCCGGGGATCGAGGCTGCACAGGTCATTTGTGGCAATCAGTTGCTTGCCGCGTTTGTCGTCGTAGTCGGCCTGGGGCTCGGCGTCGCCCTGATGATCGGCCTTGACCGTTTCGTTCCCCACGAACACGAGTTGAGTGGTCGGCGCGGCCCGCAGGTCGAGCGCATCAATCGTGTCTGGCTGTTCGTCCTTGCCATCACCTTGCACAATTTGCCGGAAGGCATGGCCATTGGTGTCAGTTTTGCCGACGGCGATTTCAAGGTCGGCCTGCCCCTGACCACCGCCATTGCCATTCAGGACATCCCGGAAGGTCTCGCCATCGCCATGGCGCTGCGGGTCACTGGCATCAGTACTCTGCGTGCAGCGCTGATTGCGGTGGGCTCGGGGCTGATGGAGCCGCTGGGGGCGGTGATCGGCCTGGGCATGTCCTCGGGCGTGGCTGTTGCTTATCCCATCAGCCTGGGCCTGGCTGCCGGGGCGATGATCTTCGTGGTGTCCCACGAAGTGATTCCCGAAACCCACCGCAACGGCCATGAAACCCCGGCTACCTTGGGATTGATGATGGGGTTTGCGGTGATGATGTTTCTCGACACGGCGTTGGGGTGATTGTCCCGCCAAATACCTGTTGGATGAGATCTTGGGTTTTGTGTGTTTAGGCCAAGCCCCTGTTTCCCGCCACCTATACTCAACCCCGTGGATCACATGAATCCGGGGTGGCGCGATTGTGCTGCGTTCGCTGATGCTGGCCGTTTTGCTCGTTCTGGCGGGGTGTGCCATGCCGCAGCGCGGACAACAGGTCGCTACGGTGGTGATTCCCCAGGACACCTGGCGGCAGGTCGACCAGCAGATCATCGCGGCGTCGAAAAGCGCTATCGAACAGGCCGGAGTCTACGCCCGCGGGTCGATGGAGCATTGGCGGATGCTGGTGTACCAGCGGACCGAAGTTGAGTTCATCCCCTGGTTCAGCAGCTACTGGACCCAGGAGTGGCTGGCAGTGAAGGTCAGTTGGTATGCCGCCAGTGCCAAGGGTGAGGAGGACTCCTCGGCAAGGCGTCTGGCGGTTTATCTGCAAGAGCAGTATCGCGAGCAGGTGCTGGAGCCGGTGGCGGTGGAAATCGATCCTGAGGCGATCAGGGCCAGTGCGACGGATTATTACCTGCGCCTGGTCAGTCAGCAGGTTCAGGTGATCGCCTCGCGGCATCAAATCCCGACCGAGCTGATGAACCGACGCCTGCACGGCATTCCTGCTATCAGCCTGGGCCCGCCGGCGGCGCGCAACGCTTCGTTGTATGAGATGGTCCATACCGAACCGCTCAATACACTGCCGGCCTATGCCGCGCTGATTGATCATGTGAACAAAGCCGCCGCCACCGGTTCGGGCCCATCGGACGCAGTGATTGCCACGGTGGCACAGCGTACCAGTGAAAAAATCGAAGCGCAGTTCGCCACACGAGGAGCGGCCGGCGCGGCGGCGGCCGTGGCCGGGAAGGCGGCGGGGGCGTTGATTTCGGTGGGTGTGGCGGGTATTCGCGCCATGATCCACGAGGGCGAACGGCTGGAAATGGAAGCGCAGATCCGCAAAAACCTGAGCGCCGCGTTCGACGAGGCTTGGTTCAGGTCACTCAAGCATCCCCTCAGTGGGGTGATGGCGCCGGTGTACTACCTGGACG includes:
- a CDS encoding NAD-dependent protein deacetylase, with protein sequence MPDDLHREPLDQLLEHMAGRHFLVLTGAGISTPSGIPDYRDSDGVRRGRQPMMYQEFLAKPEARRRYWARAMLGWPRVRQARPNAAHEALATLQAEQRISGLITQNVDTLHDQAGSQEVIELHGSLHRVLCLDCEQRSERQQIQLLMEAQNPYLADVDAVQAPDGDTLLAPAFEARFQIPHCPHCGGERLKPDVVFFGENVAAVTAARATQAVEDADGLLVVGSSLMAWSAFRLCRAIKDQGKPLLAINRGKTRADELLDLKLEEPCEALLPLLTHRQF
- a CDS encoding ZIP family metal transporter; the encoded protein is MTFWLGLAVITALLLYSGYNALVGADRQNLGYAVLGGTSGFAATAVGAMMAVVLRDISSRTQDIMLGFAAGMMLAASSFSLILPGIEAAQVICGNQLLAAFVVVVGLGLGVALMIGLDRFVPHEHELSGRRGPQVERINRVWLFVLAITLHNLPEGMAIGVSFADGDFKVGLPLTTAIAIQDIPEGLAIAMALRVTGISTLRAALIAVGSGLMEPLGAVIGLGMSSGVAVAYPISLGLAAGAMIFVVSHEVIPETHRNGHETPATLGLMMGFAVMMFLDTALG